A single genomic interval of Brevibacillus brevis harbors:
- a CDS encoding aminopeptidase, with translation MKDSRIEKLADVLVNYSVTVKPGENVLIYSIGNVTDLTKAVIAKVYEAGGNPFVQLIDQSVQRELLMGANETQLGIMREADVAFMKQMDCYIGIRGGDNISELSDVPGDKMQLHSKLLARPVLDIRVPHTKWVVLRYPNASMAQLANMSTAAFEDFYFKVCTLDYGKMDKAMDSLVELMEKTDKVRIVGPGTDLTFSIKDIPAIKCAGEANIPDGEVFTAPVRDSVNGTIAYNTPSPYQGFTYDNIKLTFKDGKIIEATANDTEKINEIFDTDEGARFVGEFAIGVNPYIQNPMKDILFDEKIDGSFHFTPGQAYDEAFNGNKSSVHWDLVMIQRPEWGGGEIWFDDRLIRKDGRFVVPELECLNPENLK, from the coding sequence ATGAAAGATTCACGAATTGAAAAACTGGCTGACGTCCTCGTCAATTATTCGGTGACTGTCAAGCCTGGTGAAAACGTTTTAATTTACTCCATTGGCAACGTTACCGATCTGACAAAAGCCGTCATTGCCAAGGTATACGAAGCTGGGGGAAATCCGTTTGTCCAACTGATCGACCAATCCGTTCAGCGCGAACTCTTGATGGGTGCCAACGAAACACAATTGGGTATCATGCGTGAAGCAGATGTGGCTTTCATGAAGCAAATGGATTGCTACATTGGCATCCGCGGTGGCGATAACATTAGTGAGCTCTCTGATGTGCCTGGAGATAAAATGCAGCTACACTCCAAGCTGCTAGCCCGTCCTGTACTGGACATTCGCGTACCACATACCAAATGGGTCGTGCTTCGCTATCCAAATGCATCCATGGCTCAGTTGGCTAATATGAGCACCGCTGCTTTCGAAGATTTCTATTTCAAAGTGTGCACGCTTGATTACGGCAAAATGGATAAAGCCATGGACAGCTTGGTCGAGCTGATGGAGAAAACCGACAAGGTACGTATCGTAGGGCCAGGCACCGATCTGACCTTCTCCATCAAAGATATTCCGGCAATCAAATGTGCAGGTGAAGCCAACATCCCTGACGGAGAAGTATTCACTGCTCCTGTCCGTGATTCCGTCAACGGTACGATCGCGTACAACACGCCATCTCCTTACCAAGGCTTTACCTACGACAATATCAAGCTGACCTTCAAGGATGGCAAAATCATCGAAGCAACTGCAAACGATACAGAGAAGATTAATGAAATCTTTGATACCGATGAAGGTGCTCGTTTCGTTGGGGAATTCGCGATTGGCGTGAATCCGTACATCCAAAACCCAATGAAAGACATCCTCTTCGACGAAAAAATCGATGGAAGCTTCCACTTTACACCAGGACAGGCATACGATGAAGCGTTTAACGGAAACAAATCCTCCGTGCACTGGGACTTGGTTATGATTCAACGCCCTGAGTGGGGCGGTGGAGAAATTTGGTTTGACGATCGCCTGATCCGTAAAGACGGACGTTTCGTTGTTCCTGAGCTCGAATGCCTCAATCCAGAAAATCTTAAATAA
- a CDS encoding winged helix-turn-helix transcriptional regulator, whose protein sequence is MSQDFAGEHMCPKYECAMNVLGKRWTGLIIHVLLRGTVRFKDIREMVPHMSDKMLSERLKELEELEILERKVYPEIPVRIEYELTEKGKDLRPVIDSIHEWGQKWM, encoded by the coding sequence ATGAGTCAAGATTTTGCTGGCGAACACATGTGTCCAAAATATGAATGTGCAATGAACGTCCTTGGAAAACGCTGGACCGGCCTGATTATTCATGTGTTGCTACGTGGAACTGTACGATTCAAAGATATCCGCGAAATGGTTCCGCATATGAGCGATAAAATGCTCTCTGAAAGGCTGAAAGAGCTGGAGGAGCTCGAGATTTTGGAGCGCAAAGTGTATCCGGAGATCCCGGTTCGCATTGAGTACGAATTGACCGAAAAAGGAAAAGATCTGCGTCCTGTCATTGATTCCATTCACGAATGGGGCCAAAAATGGATGTAG
- a CDS encoding family 1 encapsulin nanocompartment shell protein yields the protein MDKLRKYPDSPLTTEEWNQLDATVVDMARRQLVGRRFIDIYGPLGEGIQTITNDVYEESRFGGLSLRGESLEMTQPSRRVSMTIPILYKDFMLYWRDVAQARTLGMPLDMSAAANAAAGGALMEDDLIFNGAAEFDLPGLMNVKGRLTHLKSDWMESGNAFADIVEARNKLLKMGHSGPYALVVSPELYSLLHRVHKGTNVLEIEHVRNLVTDGVFQSPTIKGRSGVLVATGRHNLDLAIAEDFDSAFLGDEQMNSLFRVYECVVLRIKRPSAICTLEETEE from the coding sequence ATGGACAAGCTTCGTAAATACCCAGACTCTCCCTTGACGACTGAAGAATGGAACCAACTGGACGCAACTGTCGTTGACATGGCTCGCCGCCAACTGGTAGGACGGCGTTTTATCGATATTTATGGACCATTGGGTGAAGGTATCCAAACCATTACCAACGATGTATATGAGGAATCCCGTTTTGGCGGTCTCTCCCTCCGTGGAGAATCACTGGAGATGACACAGCCTAGCCGCCGTGTCAGCATGACGATTCCGATCCTGTACAAGGATTTCATGCTCTACTGGCGCGATGTTGCCCAAGCACGCACACTGGGCATGCCTTTGGACATGAGTGCGGCTGCAAACGCAGCTGCTGGTGGTGCATTGATGGAAGACGATCTGATCTTCAACGGTGCTGCGGAATTCGACCTACCAGGCCTGATGAACGTAAAAGGCCGCCTCACTCATCTGAAGAGCGATTGGATGGAATCTGGCAATGCATTTGCCGATATCGTGGAAGCGCGCAATAAGCTGTTAAAAATGGGCCACAGCGGTCCGTATGCACTGGTTGTTTCTCCTGAGCTCTACTCTCTCTTGCATCGCGTGCACAAAGGCACCAACGTGCTTGAGATCGAGCATGTTCGCAATCTCGTTACAGATGGTGTCTTCCAATCTCCTACCATTAAAGGCCGTTCCGGTGTATTGGTAGCGACTGGCCGCCACAATCTCGACCTGGCGATTGCAGAAGACTTCGACTCCGCATTCCTCGGAGACGAGCAAATGAACAGTCTGTTCCGTGTCTATGAGTGCGTTGTATTGCGCATCAAGCGTCCAAGCGCCATTTGCACCTTGGAAGAAACAGAAGAATAG
- a CDS encoding PadR family transcriptional regulator, translated as MDVKTIILGFLSYGEMSGYDIKQAFTNSIGFFYDASFGAIYPALRKLEEEGFVTKQEIIQSGKPNKILYRITEAGKQSFRQEIQTPILPPVLRSDMLVKIFFGKSRTFDEQKDLLEGCLDTQRQLLQQSKASYKKLEVNFDEYQRFCWEYTIHHLESTISFMEQKMTSLLKQPAYSV; from the coding sequence ATGGATGTAAAAACGATCATACTGGGTTTCTTGAGCTATGGGGAAATGAGTGGCTACGATATTAAGCAAGCGTTTACAAACAGTATTGGATTCTTTTATGACGCTAGCTTTGGTGCTATTTATCCAGCATTGCGCAAACTGGAGGAAGAAGGCTTCGTAACGAAGCAAGAAATCATTCAGTCTGGCAAGCCGAACAAGATTTTGTACCGTATTACAGAAGCCGGAAAACAATCTTTCCGTCAAGAAATACAGACGCCTATCTTGCCGCCAGTATTGCGTTCAGACATGCTGGTTAAGATTTTCTTCGGCAAGAGCCGCACGTTCGACGAGCAAAAGGATTTACTAGAGGGCTGTTTGGATACGCAACGTCAATTGCTCCAACAAAGTAAGGCCTCTTATAAAAAGCTGGAAGTGAATTTTGACGAATATCAACGTTTTTGCTGGGAGTATACCATTCATCATCTGGAGTCAACGATTTCCTTTATGGAACAAAAAATGACTTCCTTGTTGAAACAACCAGCTTATTCCGTTTAA
- a CDS encoding recombinase family protein, protein MRTAVYIRVSTEDQAREGFSIPAQREKLLAYVHSQGWEVHAVYADEGVSAKDTNRPALGQLLQDIRTGEIDVVLVYRLDRLTRSVLDLYQLLQEFDRHAVHFKSCTEVYDTTTAIGRLFITLVAALAQWERENLAERVKLGMSQMARERKRPGGPAPYGYNLVRGALVVNQREAAGVRSMFERYDRGESPRQIAEWANHSGLRGKNGASWSASAVLRLLKNPVYHGALRWNYTDADQQRNDPEEWIVEEATHPAIIDQSCFSRVQERMSARGTSHPRVLSSRYLFSGLLYCSRCGSSMRGKTTTITGKGEKRYTHRYYLCKNKLAGTCNAPAIREDRLEKAIVHELMQHSPESIAALKEVYQTVLQANSRAPAKETEQQLQIRRQRWEQAYEEGFLTLPALREKISALELTAKEQERTYSSFSKEQPLDLEALSNWNLIWTHANENERRFLVCTLIQRVDAEAIDHAASGQKNREVCLYLLLFH, encoded by the coding sequence ATGCGAACGGCCGTCTACATTCGTGTCAGTACGGAGGATCAGGCACGCGAAGGATTTTCGATCCCCGCCCAAAGGGAAAAGCTGCTGGCGTATGTTCACTCCCAAGGATGGGAAGTCCATGCAGTCTACGCGGATGAAGGCGTGAGTGCCAAAGATACGAATCGCCCCGCACTCGGTCAGCTTCTCCAGGATATCCGAACAGGTGAAATCGATGTCGTCCTCGTCTATCGACTTGATCGACTCACTCGCTCTGTCCTTGATCTGTATCAGCTCCTGCAGGAGTTCGATCGACATGCGGTACACTTTAAAAGCTGCACAGAGGTATACGATACGACTACGGCAATCGGGCGACTGTTTATTACCTTAGTGGCAGCCCTCGCACAATGGGAACGGGAAAACTTGGCAGAACGGGTCAAGCTGGGAATGAGCCAGATGGCAAGAGAACGAAAACGACCAGGAGGACCTGCACCGTATGGATACAATCTGGTGCGAGGAGCCTTGGTCGTGAATCAAAGGGAAGCTGCTGGCGTACGCAGCATGTTCGAGCGCTATGATCGAGGTGAATCCCCTCGCCAAATCGCTGAATGGGCGAATCATTCTGGATTGCGCGGGAAAAATGGTGCTTCATGGAGTGCTAGTGCCGTACTTCGCTTGTTAAAAAATCCGGTCTATCATGGTGCGTTGCGCTGGAATTACACCGACGCTGATCAACAACGCAATGACCCTGAGGAATGGATTGTCGAAGAGGCGACTCACCCCGCTATCATCGATCAGTCATGTTTCTCGCGGGTGCAGGAGCGGATGAGTGCTCGCGGCACAAGCCATCCTCGCGTTCTGAGCTCCCGCTATCTCTTTTCAGGATTGCTGTACTGCTCGCGTTGCGGTTCCTCCATGCGTGGGAAAACAACCACAATCACAGGAAAAGGAGAAAAACGTTACACGCACCGCTACTATTTATGTAAAAATAAGCTGGCTGGTACGTGTAATGCTCCCGCCATACGTGAGGATCGCTTGGAAAAAGCCATTGTGCACGAGCTGATGCAGCATTCGCCTGAGTCAATCGCTGCGTTGAAGGAAGTGTATCAGACTGTATTACAGGCGAATTCCCGTGCTCCCGCGAAAGAAACCGAGCAACAGCTGCAAATTCGGAGGCAGCGCTGGGAGCAAGCTTATGAAGAGGGATTCCTTACTCTCCCTGCCTTACGAGAGAAAATCAGTGCGTTAGAGCTGACTGCAAAAGAACAGGAACGGACTTACTCTTCATTTTCAAAAGAACAGCCGCTTGATCTAGAAGCGCTTTCCAATTGGAATCTCATTTGGACGCATGCAAATGAAAATGAACGGCGATTTCTCGTATGCACGCTCATCCAACGTGTTGACGCGGAAGCAATAGACCACGCTGCCTCTGGTCAGAAAAATCGAGAGGTCTGCCTATATCTGTTGTTATTTCACTAA
- a CDS encoding YheC/YheD family protein has product MLPKRVIGILTWREGVRFEEPDYLRRLVQTGRKLGAEIYLFSHQDVNVPARKIKGFIPKPDGGWMSKSFPWPEVVIDRYRRRVKEYIRLRNSDLFFFANSPFSKKWRVTNLLASDERVKHWIPETHVYEKGLVRNMLARHGLVYIKPGNGTGGRSILRVKSSGKKYSLSGRDKKHKYHAARIDTVEGVEKWVQTWVEKQRIRDGNFLVQQGLDLGLLRKHVVDVRLLIQKDEHGEWAVTGCAVRMGENGSATSNLHGGGKAIPFEWFMSRRFGGERGELIKQECYRLALDVANTLEDYFGRMMEFGLDIGVDVDGRAWLIEVNPKPGREVFRQMGDIALYKKAIARPVQFALYLARN; this is encoded by the coding sequence ATGCTTCCAAAACGGGTAATCGGCATTTTAACCTGGCGGGAGGGTGTACGCTTTGAGGAACCAGATTATTTGCGAAGGCTGGTTCAAACAGGGCGAAAGCTAGGCGCAGAAATCTACCTGTTTTCGCATCAGGACGTCAATGTTCCTGCCAGAAAGATCAAAGGTTTCATCCCCAAACCGGACGGAGGCTGGATGAGTAAATCATTCCCTTGGCCAGAAGTTGTAATCGATCGGTACCGCCGCAGGGTAAAGGAGTATATCCGGCTGCGAAATAGCGATCTGTTTTTCTTTGCGAACAGTCCGTTCAGTAAGAAATGGAGAGTAACGAATCTGCTCGCCTCGGATGAACGAGTCAAACACTGGATTCCGGAGACGCATGTTTACGAAAAAGGCTTGGTCCGAAACATGCTCGCACGCCATGGGCTCGTCTATATTAAGCCAGGCAATGGTACAGGGGGAAGAAGTATCCTTAGAGTGAAGAGCAGCGGTAAGAAGTATAGCCTCTCTGGACGTGACAAAAAGCATAAATATCATGCGGCTCGGATTGATACAGTGGAAGGCGTGGAAAAATGGGTTCAAACGTGGGTGGAGAAACAGCGCATTCGCGATGGTAATTTCCTGGTGCAGCAAGGATTGGACCTGGGACTGCTACGCAAACATGTCGTCGATGTACGGCTATTGATTCAAAAAGACGAGCATGGGGAGTGGGCAGTGACAGGCTGCGCAGTACGTATGGGAGAGAACGGCAGTGCTACTTCCAATTTGCATGGGGGAGGCAAAGCGATTCCCTTTGAATGGTTTATGTCCAGACGATTTGGAGGGGAGCGGGGAGAGCTGATCAAACAGGAATGTTATCGGCTTGCGCTCGATGTAGCAAACACGCTAGAGGACTATTTCGGCCGCATGATGGAATTCGGACTGGACATTGGGGTGGATGTGGACGGACGTGCGTGGTTAATCGAGGTGAACCCCAAGCCGGGGAGAGAGGTATTTCGCCAAATGGGTGACATAGCGCTATACAAGAAGGCGATAGCTCGTCCCGTTCAATTTGCGCTGTATTTGGCCCGGAACTAG
- a CDS encoding S1C family serine protease — protein MTTGGSPLGLENSVTAGIISAKNRRLQVAKRMYEEIFQTDAAINPGNSGGPLINLNGEVVGLNAFIIQSSQCLGFAIGIDALKMQLEQYVFK, from the coding sequence ATGACGACAGGTGGTTCCCCACTTGGTTTGGAAAATTCTGTGACAGCGGGGATCATTAGTGCCAAAAACCGCCGCTTACAGGTTGCGAAGCGAATGTACGAAGAAATTTTTCAGACGGATGCTGCGATTAACCCAGGAAATAGCGGAGGTCCACTCATTAATTTGAATGGGGAAGTCGTTGGTCTCAATGCATTCATCATTCAATCGAGCCAATGCTTGGGCTTCGCCATCGGGATTGACGCCCTTAAAATGCAACTGGAGCAATACGTATTTAAGTGA
- a CDS encoding alpha/beta fold hydrolase, with product MRCEVNGVNLYYEEIGSGFPIVLIHGFSLDHRCMTGCLEPIFEKRPGYRRLYIDLPGMGQTENYEHIHTTDDILEVVLAFIDQLIPGEPFFLAGESYGGYLARAVIEKHRDQVKGALFICPNIIPDKQMRTLPDKPLLVKEPSLWEQLSEAERVEFESMAVVATDYTWNRYKKEIVDGYMLSDPSFLSKIRQSYGVSFPLDTAPFPHPSLFVVGKQDHSVGYRDIWDIIEGYPRSSFAALDCAGHNLQIEQPLLFSELVNEWLDRAQRELSL from the coding sequence ATGAGATGCGAGGTCAATGGCGTCAACCTTTATTACGAGGAGATCGGAAGCGGTTTTCCTATCGTGTTGATTCACGGTTTTTCACTAGATCACCGTTGTATGACAGGTTGTCTGGAGCCAATTTTTGAGAAACGTCCGGGATACCGACGACTTTACATAGACCTGCCTGGAATGGGACAAACGGAAAACTACGAACATATCCACACCACGGACGATATTTTAGAGGTTGTCCTCGCGTTCATCGATCAACTCATTCCAGGTGAGCCCTTTTTCCTTGCAGGTGAATCATACGGCGGATATCTTGCACGAGCGGTTATCGAGAAGCACCGGGATCAAGTGAAGGGCGCCCTTTTCATCTGCCCGAACATCATTCCTGATAAACAGATGCGCACACTGCCGGATAAACCCCTCTTAGTAAAGGAGCCTTCTCTCTGGGAGCAGTTGAGTGAGGCGGAACGAGTGGAGTTTGAGTCGATGGCGGTAGTCGCTACCGATTATACGTGGAACCGCTATAAAAAAGAGATTGTCGACGGCTACATGCTGTCCGACCCTTCTTTCCTCAGTAAAATCAGACAGTCATACGGCGTGTCCTTCCCATTGGATACGGCCCCCTTCCCCCACCCGAGTCTTTTTGTTGTGGGCAAACAAGATCATTCAGTCGGCTATCGCGATATTTGGGATATCATCGAAGGCTATCCCCGCTCTTCATTTGCCGCACTCGATTGTGCCGGACACAACTTGCAGATTGAGCAGCCGCTTCTGTTTTCAGAACTTGTGAATGAATGGCTGGATCGGGCCCAAAGAGAGCTCTCCCTGTAA
- a CDS encoding YjcZ family sporulation protein, with protein MSGIFNGEFDGFTLVLILFILLVIIGCSCD; from the coding sequence ATGAGCGGCATCTTTAATGGAGAATTCGACGGCTTCACTCTGGTTTTGATTCTTTTCATCCTGCTGGTTATTATCGGGTGCAGCTGCGACTAA
- a CDS encoding pyridoxal phosphate-dependent aminotransferase: protein MRIQPSDMIDRLPTQFFATLVAKVNKVIAQGHDVINLGQGNPDLPTPPHIIEELQAQAAQPLHHKYPPFQGRVELKQAVAHWYKQEFDVDLDPEEEVAILFGSKTGLVEICQVLMNAGDVALVPDPGYPDYWSGVAVVNGRMVMMPLKAENDFLPDYSQLSQADLDRAKLMFLNYPNNPTAVNAPLEFYEETIRFARKHEIVVCHDFAYGAISYDGKKPVSFMQVPGAKEVGVEFYTLSKTYNMAGWRVGAMVGNRELVRLINLIQDHYFVSLFGAVQMAAAKAMTESQQCVRDLVAVYESRRNALYSNLHRIGWQAPPSQGSFFAWLPVPSGFTSVEFSDLLLEKAHVVVAPGNGFGPTGEGYVRAALLSNEDRLAEAVQRIERLGLFTKTK from the coding sequence ATGCGCATTCAACCCTCCGACATGATTGATCGACTCCCTACCCAGTTTTTTGCGACCCTGGTGGCAAAAGTAAACAAGGTCATAGCGCAAGGCCATGACGTCATTAACCTGGGGCAGGGCAATCCCGATTTGCCGACACCGCCGCACATTATTGAGGAATTACAGGCACAAGCGGCACAACCACTCCATCACAAATATCCGCCTTTTCAGGGACGCGTGGAACTGAAGCAGGCAGTGGCTCATTGGTATAAGCAAGAATTTGATGTGGACCTCGATCCGGAGGAAGAAGTAGCGATATTGTTCGGCAGCAAAACCGGACTCGTAGAGATTTGCCAAGTACTCATGAACGCAGGCGATGTTGCACTGGTTCCAGATCCAGGCTATCCGGATTATTGGTCGGGGGTTGCTGTCGTAAACGGACGGATGGTCATGATGCCGCTGAAGGCGGAAAATGACTTCTTGCCAGACTACAGCCAGCTCTCCCAAGCTGATTTGGATCGAGCGAAACTGATGTTTCTCAACTATCCGAACAATCCGACAGCAGTCAACGCACCACTCGAGTTTTATGAGGAAACGATTCGTTTTGCGCGAAAACATGAAATCGTCGTCTGCCACGACTTCGCCTACGGGGCGATCAGCTATGACGGGAAAAAGCCGGTCAGCTTCATGCAGGTTCCGGGAGCAAAAGAAGTGGGCGTAGAATTCTATACGTTGTCTAAAACGTACAACATGGCAGGCTGGCGTGTTGGTGCCATGGTAGGGAATCGCGAGCTGGTTCGTCTGATCAATCTCATTCAGGACCATTACTTCGTCAGTCTGTTCGGAGCGGTACAGATGGCGGCAGCCAAAGCGATGACGGAGTCGCAGCAGTGCGTTCGCGACCTCGTCGCTGTCTACGAAAGCCGCCGCAATGCCTTGTACTCCAATCTGCATCGGATTGGCTGGCAGGCTCCACCATCACAAGGTTCGTTTTTTGCTTGGCTTCCTGTTCCAAGCGGCTTCACATCCGTGGAGTTCTCTGACCTGCTTTTGGAAAAAGCGCATGTTGTCGTAGCGCCGGGAAATGGCTTTGGTCCGACAGGTGAGGGCTATGTGAGAGCGGCTTTGTTATCCAATGAAGATCGTCTCGCAGAAGCGGTCCAACGGATTGAGCGGTTAGGGTTATTTACGAAAACCAAATGA
- a CDS encoding DUF2325 domain-containing protein — protein MSSILVIGGDRLGNIIEFLQGQGFKDIHHVTGRKSSQTGVKIPAGIHMILVLTDFVNHNLAKTVKNQAKDRELPIVFCKRSCSAIAKAFDLTA, from the coding sequence ATGTCATCTATTTTAGTAATTGGCGGAGATCGCCTGGGCAATATTATCGAATTTCTGCAAGGGCAAGGCTTCAAGGATATTCACCACGTAACTGGACGGAAAAGCTCGCAAACGGGAGTGAAAATTCCGGCTGGTATCCACATGATTTTGGTGTTGACTGATTTCGTCAATCACAACTTGGCCAAAACGGTGAAAAACCAAGCCAAAGATCGCGAGCTGCCCATCGTTTTCTGCAAGCGTTCGTGTTCTGCGATTGCCAAAGCTTTTGATCTCACTGCGTAA
- a CDS encoding PLP-dependent aminotransferase family protein — MEYSFSKSVEALSSSAVREILKLTQGNQVLSLAGGLPAEDSFPIAEMREAFNRAFEQGAKALQYGLTDGYLPLREWIASRMKQKHMNVGADNMIITTGSQQAVDLLCRVYLDEGDVVLVENPTYLAAVQLFQFRGIKAIPVDGDADGMDLDDLAKKIAQYRPKMVYVIPTFANPTGKVWSLERRLGLLRQCKAQNILILEDDPYGEIQFDGEAPYRSIFSLDEHPTDSCVVYTSTFSKIVAPGLRTGWAIGDTRVIQMMVKAKQAVDLQSSTIDQYALYELLSRFDLESHIEKIRESYKARMEWMHELLVAQNWEGVQWEKPRGGMFLWVNLPEHVDAEKLLARSVQEGVAFVPGKPFYAAEPQFNTMRLNYTLLNREDTELAISRLGKAFHAYSESLVTNV; from the coding sequence ATGGAGTACTCATTTTCAAAATCTGTTGAAGCACTATCCTCCTCGGCTGTCCGGGAAATCTTGAAGCTGACCCAAGGCAATCAAGTGCTCTCGCTCGCAGGTGGACTGCCAGCAGAGGATTCTTTTCCAATCGCAGAGATGCGCGAAGCGTTCAACCGCGCATTCGAACAAGGAGCAAAAGCTCTTCAGTACGGATTGACTGATGGTTACTTGCCGCTTCGTGAGTGGATTGCATCCCGCATGAAGCAAAAGCATATGAACGTCGGTGCAGATAATATGATCATCACTACGGGCTCTCAGCAAGCAGTAGACTTGTTGTGCCGTGTATATTTAGACGAAGGCGATGTCGTTCTCGTAGAAAACCCTACTTATTTGGCAGCCGTTCAGTTGTTCCAATTTCGGGGAATCAAAGCGATTCCCGTAGACGGTGATGCCGATGGGATGGATCTGGACGATCTGGCGAAAAAAATAGCCCAATATCGTCCGAAAATGGTGTACGTCATTCCTACCTTTGCCAATCCGACAGGAAAGGTATGGAGCCTCGAACGCCGTCTCGGATTGCTTCGTCAATGTAAGGCCCAAAACATTCTCATTCTGGAAGACGATCCATATGGAGAGATCCAATTCGATGGGGAAGCACCGTATCGCTCGATTTTCTCACTGGATGAGCATCCGACTGATTCCTGTGTGGTGTACACCAGTACCTTTTCCAAAATTGTCGCGCCAGGCTTGCGTACCGGATGGGCCATTGGAGATACACGCGTGATTCAAATGATGGTGAAGGCGAAGCAAGCTGTTGATTTGCAGTCGAGCACAATCGATCAGTACGCTTTGTATGAGCTTTTGTCCCGCTTTGATCTGGAGAGTCACATTGAGAAAATCCGCGAGTCCTACAAGGCGCGCATGGAATGGATGCATGAGCTCTTGGTTGCGCAAAACTGGGAGGGTGTACAGTGGGAAAAACCAAGGGGCGGGATGTTCCTCTGGGTGAATCTTCCAGAGCACGTTGATGCAGAGAAGCTGCTGGCCCGCTCCGTACAGGAAGGCGTGGCATTCGTACCAGGAAAGCCGTTTTATGCAGCAGAGCCGCAATTCAATACGATGCGCTTGAACTATACACTTCTGAACCGGGAAGACACAGAGCTTGCCATTTCACGACTGGGCAAAGCATTCCATGCGTACAGCGAATCTCTGGTGACAAATGTTTAA
- a CDS encoding IMEF encapsulin system ferritin-like cargo protein, whose translation MQEITQLHAIFDRTRGYINSFMGVIQPIIDAATDEHTRLYYHHILEEEEQRMGRLQELVPYLEKLSSGKSLDQLSDRDLSQMLSDVNLERFGLHNFREHLELSLYEFKDDETRQLLDGMREKTHTDYLTVKEIMANMSQRFSDAAHPDLTDHDEGHDIHQVDHLKASASAPHGVASVIKHSAPAVSGKKGLTVGSLKGM comes from the coding sequence GTGCAAGAAATTACACAGCTGCACGCCATTTTTGATCGCACTAGAGGTTATATCAACAGCTTCATGGGCGTTATCCAGCCGATTATCGACGCGGCCACGGACGAGCATACTCGTCTTTACTACCATCATATTTTGGAAGAAGAAGAACAGCGTATGGGTCGCTTGCAGGAATTGGTTCCCTACCTGGAGAAACTGTCCTCAGGAAAAAGCCTGGATCAGCTCAGTGATCGCGACCTCTCGCAAATGCTGTCTGATGTGAATCTGGAACGTTTTGGACTGCACAATTTCCGCGAGCATCTGGAGCTGTCTCTGTATGAATTCAAGGATGACGAAACACGTCAGCTCCTGGATGGCATGCGTGAAAAGACGCATACAGACTATTTGACAGTCAAAGAGATCATGGCAAACATGAGCCAACGATTCTCTGATGCGGCTCATCCTGATCTCACTGATCACGATGAGGGGCACGACATTCACCAGGTAGATCATTTGAAAGCTTCGGCTTCCGCTCCTCACGGTGTTGCTTCCGTGATCAAGCATTCCGCCCCTGCAGTTTCTGGCAAAAAAGGGCTGACAGTTGGCAGCTTGAAAGGAATGTAA